A genomic segment from Polyangium mundeleinium encodes:
- a CDS encoding iron-containing redox enzyme family protein yields MTIARGDRGVLVERLLSIMDQKNHWAWPKLTKPGLSHAALAAHFRHEYRTYVRDFPVLLARVLGQGPPDDVRIALAENLYEEQTGKQSLGVPHPALFLEMIDGLGIDRASIEDPSIPLEPEALTYRAMLDRVSVSAPWQIGAAVLTVFVEGSVHERAELEGTRKLPPIDEVIRTHPMVLHYGCPPERMRLTRAHRAVEGGHRRDAWNMLLAHVPPQSDLAASIVDAMNEALTLWRAYRSAVARHLV; encoded by the coding sequence ATGACGATCGCGAGGGGGGACCGCGGGGTGCTCGTCGAGCGCCTGCTTTCCATCATGGATCAGAAGAACCACTGGGCCTGGCCGAAGCTCACGAAGCCGGGCCTCTCGCATGCCGCGCTCGCCGCGCACTTCCGCCACGAATACCGGACCTACGTGCGCGACTTTCCGGTGCTGCTCGCGCGTGTCCTCGGCCAGGGACCGCCCGACGACGTGCGCATCGCGCTCGCCGAAAACCTCTACGAAGAGCAGACCGGAAAGCAGAGCCTCGGCGTCCCGCACCCGGCCTTGTTCCTGGAGATGATCGACGGCCTCGGCATCGATCGCGCCTCGATCGAAGATCCCTCGATCCCCCTCGAACCCGAGGCCCTCACCTACCGCGCGATGCTCGACCGCGTCAGCGTGAGCGCGCCCTGGCAGATCGGCGCCGCGGTCCTCACCGTCTTCGTCGAGGGCAGCGTCCACGAGCGCGCCGAGCTCGAAGGTACACGGAAACTCCCGCCGATCGACGAGGTCATCCGGACGCACCCGATGGTCCTGCACTACGGCTGTCCCCCCGAGCGCATGCGCCTCACCCGCGCCCACCGCGCCGTCGAGGGGGGCCATCGCCGCGACGCGTGGAACATGCTCCTCGCGCACGTCCCGCCGCAGAGCGACCTCGCCGCCTCGATCGTCGACGCCATGAACGAAGCCCTCACGCTCTGGCGCGCGTATCGCTCGGCCGTGGCGCGGCACCTCGTCTGA
- a CDS encoding serine/threonine-protein kinase produces the protein MARAGELLGERYRLIRAIGAGGMGTVWWARDERIGRDVALKLSPPESNGTRAPCFVREAHIAAQVSHPNVVGVLDAGEATPQRRFLVMELLRGETLAARLRPREPLPVAEALSITIEVCRGLEAIHAQGIVHRDVKPENIFLADVPGEGRVPKLLDFGCSSRATGARPLPPPFVPAYARSSEPNEPAHEGTPPGLGTPQYMSPEQARGEEDVDGRADLWALGAVLYEALAGRAPFDGTDVDGVIDAVLTEEPGPLPGWVPEGARRLVAKCLEKDRRRRYPDARSLRLALEEAFADFMGAHPSSSTGFTRTRGSSMRPPARSTHGRLGGITIAATLVLFAVASLPSLEDTRQRAALQLHATVGDAVKAAAGRTREAALHEASPGEGR, from the coding sequence ATGGCCCGAGCGGGCGAGCTGTTGGGGGAGCGGTACCGGCTGATCCGGGCGATCGGCGCGGGCGGGATGGGGACCGTGTGGTGGGCGCGCGACGAACGGATCGGACGCGACGTGGCGCTCAAGCTCTCACCCCCCGAGAGCAACGGCACCAGGGCTCCCTGTTTCGTGCGCGAGGCGCACATCGCCGCGCAGGTCTCCCATCCGAACGTCGTGGGTGTCCTCGACGCCGGCGAGGCCACGCCGCAGCGGCGCTTCCTGGTGATGGAGCTGCTTCGCGGCGAGACGCTCGCCGCGCGGCTGCGCCCACGCGAGCCGCTGCCCGTCGCCGAGGCCCTGTCGATCACGATCGAGGTTTGTCGCGGGCTCGAGGCCATCCACGCGCAGGGGATCGTGCATCGGGACGTGAAGCCGGAGAACATCTTCCTCGCGGACGTACCAGGCGAAGGACGCGTGCCGAAGCTCCTCGACTTCGGGTGCAGCTCGCGGGCCACGGGCGCGCGCCCCCTGCCCCCCCCGTTCGTCCCGGCGTATGCCCGGTCGAGCGAGCCGAACGAGCCGGCGCACGAGGGGACGCCGCCGGGCCTCGGGACCCCGCAGTACATGAGCCCGGAGCAGGCGCGCGGCGAGGAGGACGTGGACGGGCGCGCGGATCTGTGGGCGCTCGGGGCGGTCCTGTACGAGGCGCTCGCGGGGCGGGCGCCGTTCGACGGGACGGACGTGGACGGGGTGATCGACGCGGTGCTCACGGAAGAGCCGGGCCCGCTGCCAGGCTGGGTCCCGGAGGGCGCGCGGCGTCTCGTGGCGAAGTGCCTGGAGAAGGATCGGCGGCGGCGGTATCCGGACGCGCGATCGCTCCGGCTCGCGCTGGAGGAGGCGTTCGCCGATTTCATGGGCGCGCACCCGTCGTCGTCGACGGGGTTCACGCGGACCCGCGGCTCGTCGATGAGGCCACCTGCGCGCAGCACGCACGGGCGCCTCGGGGGGATCACGATCGCGGCGACGCTCGTGCTCTTCGCCGTAGCGTCGCTGCCCTCGCTGGAAGATACGCGGCAGAGGGCGGCGCTCCAGCTCCACGCGACCGTCGGGGATGCGGTGAAGGCCGCCGCGGGCCGCACGCGCGAAGCAGCGCTGCACGAGGCGAGCCCCGGCGAAGGGCGGTGA
- a CDS encoding GDSL-type esterase/lipase family protein — MPSRPVASASASASAEAPAPPASASAAAPIETGIPEAITSAAPAPALPAGEPELSRFQAALRELARGGRKAHVRILWLGDSHGQADFWTGALRDVLQKRFGKAGPGFVHVGWKQYRHDGVKLTTDDKWTIRPKVPAASSRTGDGVFGLGGVVTTGAAGSGRARVNVTDEGLSSRLSWDVCYRLRSSDDAFEVSLGTGPKTTIRATATEPPGELRHLTLVSEGRETLQVVPTRGNPEICGVVIETDPADRPGVVLDTLGINGARFGTPLAWDEASFGAEVARRKPSLVVLEYGTNEAGDVAVDPVKYTQRLVRLVERIRRFAPDTDCLALAPTDRADTRARTPLVRDAIREGARQAGCSFWDTYAVMGGEGSIRAWAAESPARAAGDGVHLTQRGYRELGTSLATHVLRGLPP; from the coding sequence GTGCCGTCGCGCCCCGTCGCGTCGGCGTCGGCATCCGCGTCCGCCGAAGCGCCCGCGCCTCCTGCGTCGGCGAGCGCGGCCGCGCCGATCGAGACGGGGATCCCGGAAGCGATCACGTCCGCGGCCCCGGCGCCCGCGCTCCCGGCGGGCGAGCCCGAGCTTTCGCGGTTCCAGGCGGCCTTGCGCGAGCTCGCGCGGGGCGGTCGCAAGGCGCACGTGCGGATCCTCTGGCTCGGCGATTCCCACGGGCAGGCGGACTTCTGGACCGGGGCGCTGCGCGACGTGCTGCAGAAGCGGTTCGGCAAGGCCGGGCCGGGGTTCGTGCACGTCGGCTGGAAGCAATACAGGCACGACGGCGTGAAGCTCACGACCGACGACAAGTGGACGATCCGGCCGAAGGTGCCGGCGGCATCGTCACGAACGGGCGACGGCGTGTTCGGGCTCGGGGGCGTCGTGACGACGGGCGCGGCCGGCAGCGGCAGGGCGCGGGTGAACGTGACGGACGAAGGGCTCTCGAGCCGGCTGTCGTGGGACGTATGTTACCGGCTGCGCTCGTCCGACGACGCGTTCGAGGTCTCGCTCGGCACAGGGCCGAAGACGACGATCCGCGCGACCGCGACCGAGCCGCCGGGCGAGCTGCGGCACCTGACGCTCGTGAGCGAAGGGCGCGAGACGCTGCAGGTGGTGCCCACGCGCGGGAATCCCGAGATCTGCGGGGTGGTGATCGAGACGGATCCAGCCGATCGGCCGGGCGTGGTGCTCGATACGCTGGGGATCAACGGGGCGCGGTTCGGGACGCCGCTCGCCTGGGATGAAGCGAGCTTCGGGGCCGAGGTCGCCCGGCGGAAGCCTTCGCTCGTCGTGCTGGAGTACGGGACGAACGAGGCGGGCGACGTGGCCGTGGATCCGGTGAAGTACACGCAGCGGCTCGTGCGGCTCGTGGAGCGCATCCGTCGCTTCGCGCCCGACACGGACTGCCTCGCGCTCGCGCCGACGGATCGCGCCGACACGCGCGCACGCACGCCGCTCGTTCGTGACGCGATCCGCGAGGGCGCGCGGCAAGCGGGGTGCAGCTTCTGGGACACGTACGCCGTCATGGGCGGCGAGGGCTCGATCCGGGCGTGGGCTGCGGAGTCGCCCGCGCGCGCGGCGGGCGACGGCGTGCACCTGACGCAACGAGGCTACCGGGAGCTCGGCACGTCGCTCGCGACGCACGTCCTCCGCGGTTTGCCCCCGTAA
- a CDS encoding SDR family oxidoreductase: MPRPGHDEVVLINGFPSLYAQRITEHVLSTNPRAFVYVVVRAEQKAEADRALVALGEEAAARTSVLEGDPAAMDLGLSGAEYRQLASEVDRIHHAAHAAWVGMDEATAARANVATTAEILELARAASALEALVVHSTAAVSGDRTGVVYEEDLEAGQEFHDEAARSRMRAEALARRAKDVPTVIVRPGAVVGASAPGDRLDALHLAALLALTTPAEIPLPLPQRGDAPVHVVSMDYVVRAACALGRMPGARGKTFHLVDPHPISARRFFEVLARAARGSALRQVPASAAAMLLRTPGIERFVRSPKAFLEQIARGVRYDARATTSALAGTGITCAPFEGYAEELVREVAEHVNARRAPRPPSSSPGGEAEVYDPFS; this comes from the coding sequence GTGCCCCGCCCTGGTCACGACGAGGTCGTGCTGATCAACGGGTTCCCTTCGCTCTACGCGCAGCGGATCACCGAGCACGTGCTCTCCACGAACCCACGCGCGTTCGTGTACGTGGTCGTGCGCGCCGAGCAGAAGGCCGAGGCCGATCGGGCGCTCGTCGCGCTCGGGGAGGAGGCCGCGGCGCGGACGAGCGTGCTCGAAGGCGATCCGGCGGCGATGGATCTCGGGCTCTCGGGCGCGGAGTACCGGCAGCTCGCTTCGGAGGTCGATCGGATCCACCACGCGGCGCACGCGGCGTGGGTCGGGATGGACGAGGCCACGGCCGCGCGGGCAAACGTGGCGACGACGGCGGAGATCCTGGAGCTCGCGCGGGCGGCGAGCGCGCTCGAAGCTCTGGTCGTGCACTCGACGGCGGCCGTGTCCGGGGACCGGACAGGCGTGGTGTACGAGGAGGATCTGGAAGCGGGGCAGGAGTTCCACGACGAGGCCGCGCGGTCGCGAATGCGGGCCGAGGCGCTGGCCCGGCGCGCGAAGGACGTGCCGACGGTGATCGTGCGGCCCGGGGCGGTGGTCGGGGCGTCGGCGCCGGGCGATCGGCTCGACGCGCTGCACCTCGCGGCGCTGCTCGCGCTGACGACGCCGGCGGAGATCCCGCTGCCGCTGCCGCAACGAGGCGACGCACCGGTGCACGTGGTGTCGATGGACTACGTGGTCCGCGCGGCGTGCGCGCTCGGGCGGATGCCGGGCGCGCGCGGCAAGACGTTCCACCTCGTGGATCCCCACCCGATCTCGGCGCGGCGGTTTTTCGAAGTGCTCGCGCGCGCGGCGAGAGGCAGCGCGCTCCGGCAGGTGCCTGCGAGCGCGGCGGCGATGCTCCTGCGCACGCCGGGGATCGAGCGCTTCGTGCGCAGCCCCAAGGCGTTCCTGGAGCAGATCGCGCGGGGCGTGCGGTACGACGCGCGCGCCACGACGAGCGCGCTCGCGGGGACGGGGATCACGTGCGCGCCGTTCGAAGGGTACGCCGAGGAGCTCGTGCGCGAGGTGGCCGAGCACGTCAACGCGCGACGGGCGCCGCGGCCGCCGTCGTCGTCACCGGGGGGCGAAGCGGAGGTGTACGATCCGTTCTCCTGA
- a CDS encoding formylglycine-generating enzyme family protein → MIRRSVLVLLPALAALAGCAQLPGDEDDAEHSGGDPSTKDSGQVADAEATATPAAAPPETGPCAGKAEGALACEGEGVVRCTGAGRAPEAVKTCLDIEHCEAGACAPACPKGEVYVPATGPAGFTMGKNLSAYGFGNRKSGYHGKGRADLPHKVVLTKPFCMDQTEVTAGAMKKCVEEKGCKAPQRTDRWITYPDKPDYPVNLVDYPMSKYYCEQYGKRLPTEAQWEWAATGGDGRSWPWGEEEPTCEHTDFTQSILVSPGGDSGCHGGGPSKVGTHRKGDKIWPNGPIHDLAGNVWEWVIDSYVPYSGKDEVDPVHERANIGTRVVRGGGWNRSGRGILAAFRGGAIWTYKVPGLGFRCVRNAKERDAAATQR, encoded by the coding sequence GTGATCCGCCGCAGCGTCCTCGTCTTGCTCCCTGCCCTCGCGGCCCTCGCCGGTTGCGCCCAGCTGCCGGGTGACGAGGACGACGCAGAACACAGTGGCGGAGACCCCTCGACGAAGGACAGCGGCCAGGTCGCAGACGCCGAAGCGACGGCGACCCCGGCGGCAGCGCCTCCAGAGACCGGCCCCTGCGCGGGGAAGGCGGAGGGGGCGCTCGCCTGCGAGGGCGAGGGCGTGGTGCGTTGCACCGGGGCGGGGCGCGCGCCGGAGGCCGTGAAGACGTGCCTCGACATCGAGCATTGCGAGGCAGGCGCGTGCGCGCCGGCTTGTCCCAAGGGCGAGGTGTACGTGCCCGCGACGGGGCCCGCAGGGTTCACGATGGGCAAGAACCTGTCGGCCTACGGGTTCGGCAACCGAAAATCGGGCTATCACGGCAAGGGGCGCGCGGACCTGCCGCACAAGGTGGTCCTGACGAAGCCGTTCTGCATGGACCAGACCGAGGTGACGGCCGGCGCCATGAAGAAATGCGTCGAGGAGAAAGGCTGCAAGGCGCCGCAGCGTACGGATCGGTGGATCACGTACCCCGACAAGCCAGACTACCCGGTGAACCTCGTCGATTATCCAATGTCGAAGTACTATTGCGAGCAATACGGGAAGCGGCTGCCGACCGAGGCGCAATGGGAGTGGGCGGCGACAGGGGGCGACGGCCGGTCATGGCCCTGGGGCGAGGAGGAGCCGACGTGCGAGCACACCGATTTCACGCAGTCCATCCTGGTCTCGCCAGGCGGCGACAGCGGCTGCCACGGCGGCGGGCCCTCGAAGGTGGGGACGCACCGCAAAGGGGATAAAATCTGGCCCAACGGGCCCATCCACGACCTCGCCGGGAACGTGTGGGAATGGGTGATCGATAGTTACGTGCCGTATTCAGGCAAGGACGAGGTCGATCCGGTACACGAACGAGCAAACATCGGGACGCGGGTCGTGCGCGGCGGCGGATGGAACCGGAGCGGCCGCGGGATCCTCGCCGCCTTCCGAGGCGGGGCAATCTGGACGTACAAGGTGCCGGGGCTGGGGTTTCGCTGCGTGCGAAACGCAAAGGAACGGGACGCAGCGGCGACGCAGCGTTGA
- the nth gene encoding endonuclease III, with translation MARSGEVAMSTVLERLQEKFPDARYELDWTTPLELLIATILAAQCTDVRVNKVTKTLFPKYRTAKDYAEANTEELEQILQPTGAYRQKAKAVQETCRALCERHGGEVPQTMAELTALRGVARKTANVVLNNAWDIASGIIVDTHVARVSQRMGLTTQEKPEAIERDLMHMVPEARWTKFGPAMVLHGRYTCTAKAPQCGDCMFSDVCPRNDV, from the coding sequence ATGGCAAGGTCTGGCGAGGTCGCGATGTCGACGGTGCTCGAGCGGCTCCAGGAGAAGTTTCCGGACGCTCGTTACGAGCTCGACTGGACGACGCCGCTCGAGCTGCTCATCGCCACGATCCTCGCCGCGCAATGCACCGACGTGCGCGTGAACAAGGTGACGAAGACGCTCTTCCCGAAATACCGCACGGCGAAGGACTATGCCGAGGCGAACACGGAGGAGCTCGAGCAGATCTTGCAGCCGACGGGCGCTTATCGGCAAAAAGCGAAGGCCGTTCAGGAGACGTGCCGCGCGCTCTGCGAGCGGCACGGGGGCGAGGTGCCGCAGACGATGGCAGAGCTCACGGCGCTGCGCGGGGTCGCGCGGAAGACGGCGAACGTGGTGCTGAACAATGCGTGGGACATTGCCTCGGGCATCATCGTGGACACGCACGTCGCGCGCGTGAGCCAGCGGATGGGGCTCACGACGCAGGAAAAACCCGAGGCGATCGAGCGGGATCTCATGCACATGGTGCCCGAGGCGCGCTGGACGAAGTTCGGCCCGGCGATGGTGCTGCACGGGAGGTACACGTGCACGGCCAAGGCTCCCCAATGCGGCGATTGCATGTTCTCCGACGTGTGCCCGAGGAACGACGTGTGA
- a CDS encoding exonuclease domain-containing protein encodes MVDVETTGLRWKTDRIVEVAVVRTDAEGRVLGELSTLVNPERNPGATHIHGLGVEDLAGAPRFSEVLSELVRYLEGAVLVGHNVRFDLAFLAEELGRLGLVLPDAPRLCTRELAMRVLPGLGEYRLSSCCKALGVDGGHEHRALDDARAAAGVFAGLNKTGFWRTSYERELAIAADVAWPVIEGPSRIAARGEAQASAEPSPLGVMVEGLPEGTSNGSVEGYFPVLDEILEDRRVTEEKADVARRHVEGAGLLRGDIVAAHRAYLTGVARAALAGDLSGGLGASDLARVARLLGLPADSVDQALVAARSGAAAPLPGSTRPLRPETSICFSGDGEPSKAALEARAVAAGLRVQGSVTKKLDVLVIDDPHSLTAKSQKARAYGIRVLTVPVFLALARLSDKQ; translated from the coding sequence GTGGTGGACGTCGAGACGACCGGGCTGCGATGGAAGACGGATCGGATCGTCGAGGTCGCCGTCGTCCGCACGGACGCGGAAGGCCGGGTGCTCGGGGAGCTTTCGACGCTGGTGAACCCCGAGCGGAATCCGGGCGCGACGCACATTCACGGGCTCGGCGTGGAGGATCTCGCGGGCGCGCCGCGGTTTTCGGAGGTGCTCTCCGAGCTCGTGCGGTACCTCGAAGGCGCGGTGCTCGTGGGGCACAACGTGAGATTCGATCTCGCGTTCCTCGCCGAGGAGCTTGGTCGGCTCGGGCTCGTGCTGCCCGACGCGCCGCGGCTGTGCACGCGCGAGCTCGCGATGCGGGTCTTGCCGGGCCTCGGGGAGTATCGGCTCTCGTCGTGCTGCAAGGCGCTCGGCGTCGACGGCGGGCACGAGCACCGGGCGCTCGACGACGCGCGCGCGGCCGCGGGGGTGTTCGCGGGGCTGAACAAGACGGGCTTCTGGCGCACGTCGTACGAGAGGGAGCTCGCGATCGCGGCGGACGTGGCGTGGCCGGTGATCGAAGGTCCGTCGCGGATCGCCGCGCGGGGCGAGGCGCAGGCCTCGGCGGAGCCGTCGCCGCTCGGCGTGATGGTGGAGGGTTTGCCCGAGGGGACGTCGAACGGGAGCGTCGAGGGATATTTTCCGGTGCTCGACGAGATCCTCGAAGATCGGCGCGTCACCGAGGAAAAGGCGGACGTCGCGCGGCGGCACGTGGAGGGCGCGGGGCTCTTGCGCGGGGATATCGTCGCGGCGCATCGGGCTTATTTGACGGGCGTCGCGCGGGCGGCGCTCGCGGGGGATCTCTCGGGGGGCCTCGGGGCCTCGGATCTCGCGCGGGTCGCGCGGCTCCTCGGGTTGCCCGCGGATTCGGTCGATCAGGCGCTCGTGGCGGCGCGGAGCGGGGCGGCGGCGCCTTTGCCGGGATCGACGCGGCCGCTCCGGCCGGAGACGTCGATCTGTTTTTCCGGGGACGGCGAGCCGTCGAAGGCCGCGCTCGAAGCGCGGGCGGTGGCGGCGGGGCTCCGTGTGCAGGGGTCCGTCACGAAAAAACTCGACGTGCTGGTGATCGACGATCCGCATTCGCTCACGGCGAAGAGCCAGAAGGCGCGGGCGTACGGGATCCGTGTGCTCACGGTGCCGGTGTTCCTGGCCCTCGCGCGATTGTCGGACAAGCAATGA
- a CDS encoding c-type cytochrome encodes MRTSPLLAAALLVAPLAAAGCSSCGKSTSGPAPEATSSAAPGPADSAAAPPPKAKTPAASRQGNVVARSPAEDLLYVADEDGSALHLVELPFDKEKPTRTVPLPGRPAQIVARDGEVLVTIRDPGLLLVMRPDPEKVLVESARIALPADAWGLAITKDEKTALVSSAWTHKVSGVDLATKKVRFTVDVAREPRGIAIAADGSRAYVSHLVGASLTRLDGIGSEKPTVKRVSLPAAPLRLPYETTRAEEASLGYALTLSPDERRLYVARHALGATGVEAWYGMPTVDVLLPRDDSPLAPRRKQPPVNGTHFNTIPAEDPTLDLRPGDIVQPRAMVYRSTTRTLLVLGEGSLTLSELDATSIDPSALVRKKHPLHDEGANGGGLACAAPSGLALSSDERKAYVYCRSTNALAVFTFPDPKADVKSSVVRIPLGKGPDDALAAEGRRLFYDAQDTLVSGGLGCAGCHPEGRDDGFTWSEFAPVDEDTNATFVANGGTLNPGAARQTPMLAGRVAAQGPYGWHGESETLVDRILAGFALHRWDERHVVDKQTARPRALAIAAFLRSGLVPPPREKTEPSDVEKRGKAVFESAETGCKSCHAGAEHTDRVPMPLPRMTVRAGYNDEKNNNKYKTPSLLFVGGTAPYFHDGSFATLEELIDKNDDRMGKTNQLSAEDKAALVAYLRTL; translated from the coding sequence ATGCGGACCTCGCCCCTCCTCGCCGCCGCGCTCCTCGTTGCACCCCTCGCCGCGGCGGGGTGCTCTTCCTGCGGGAAAAGCACCTCCGGCCCCGCGCCCGAGGCCACGTCCTCCGCGGCGCCCGGCCCGGCCGATTCCGCCGCCGCGCCGCCCCCGAAGGCGAAGACGCCCGCAGCGAGCCGGCAAGGCAACGTCGTCGCGCGGAGCCCGGCCGAAGACCTCCTCTACGTCGCCGACGAGGATGGAAGCGCGCTCCACCTCGTCGAGCTCCCGTTCGACAAGGAAAAACCTACGCGGACCGTGCCGCTCCCGGGCCGACCCGCGCAGATCGTGGCGCGGGACGGCGAGGTGCTCGTCACGATCCGGGATCCGGGCCTGCTCCTCGTGATGCGGCCCGATCCCGAGAAGGTCCTCGTGGAATCGGCGCGGATCGCCTTGCCCGCCGACGCCTGGGGCCTGGCGATCACGAAAGACGAGAAGACCGCGCTCGTCTCGTCCGCGTGGACGCACAAGGTCTCCGGCGTCGACCTCGCCACGAAAAAGGTCCGCTTCACTGTCGACGTCGCCCGCGAGCCGCGCGGCATCGCCATTGCCGCGGACGGCTCGCGCGCCTACGTGAGCCACCTCGTCGGCGCCTCCCTCACGCGGCTCGACGGAATCGGCAGCGAGAAACCCACGGTCAAGCGCGTCAGCCTCCCCGCCGCGCCGCTCCGCCTTCCGTACGAAACCACGCGCGCCGAGGAGGCCTCCCTCGGGTATGCCCTCACGCTCTCGCCCGACGAACGCAGGCTTTACGTCGCGCGCCACGCGCTCGGCGCCACGGGCGTCGAGGCCTGGTATGGCATGCCCACGGTCGACGTCTTGCTCCCGCGCGACGATTCGCCGCTCGCGCCCCGACGCAAGCAGCCCCCGGTCAACGGGACGCATTTCAATACGATTCCGGCCGAGGATCCGACCCTCGACCTCCGGCCCGGCGACATCGTCCAGCCGCGCGCCATGGTCTATCGCTCCACGACGCGCACGCTCCTCGTCCTTGGCGAGGGTAGCCTCACCTTGTCCGAGCTCGACGCGACTTCGATCGACCCCTCGGCGCTGGTCCGGAAAAAACATCCCCTGCACGACGAGGGGGCGAACGGCGGCGGCCTTGCGTGCGCCGCACCGAGTGGGCTCGCGCTCTCCTCCGACGAGCGCAAAGCCTACGTGTATTGCCGCTCCACGAATGCGCTCGCCGTCTTCACGTTCCCCGACCCCAAGGCCGACGTCAAATCCAGCGTCGTCCGCATTCCGCTCGGCAAGGGCCCCGACGACGCCCTCGCCGCCGAGGGGCGCCGCCTCTTTTACGACGCGCAGGACACCCTCGTGAGCGGCGGCCTCGGCTGCGCGGGCTGTCACCCCGAGGGCCGCGACGACGGGTTTACGTGGAGCGAGTTCGCCCCGGTGGACGAGGACACGAACGCCACGTTCGTCGCGAATGGCGGCACCCTCAACCCGGGTGCGGCCCGCCAAACGCCCATGCTCGCCGGCCGTGTCGCCGCCCAGGGCCCTTATGGCTGGCACGGCGAGAGCGAGACCCTCGTCGATCGCATCCTCGCGGGCTTCGCCCTGCATCGCTGGGACGAGCGGCACGTCGTCGACAAGCAGACCGCGCGCCCGCGGGCGCTCGCGATCGCCGCCTTCCTCCGCAGCGGCCTCGTCCCTCCGCCGCGTGAAAAGACCGAGCCCTCGGACGTGGAGAAGCGCGGCAAGGCCGTCTTCGAGAGCGCCGAGACCGGCTGCAAATCGTGCCATGCCGGGGCCGAGCACACCGATCGTGTCCCCATGCCGCTGCCCCGCATGACGGTCCGCGCGGGGTACAACGACGAAAAGAACAACAACAAATACAAGACCCCGTCGCTGCTCTTCGTCGGCGGCACGGCTCCGTATTTCCACGATGGCAGTTTCGCCACGCTCGAAGAGCTCATCGACAAGAACGACGACCGCATGGGCAAGACGAACCAGCTCTCCGCCGAGGACAAGGCCGCCCTCGTGGCCTATTTGAGGACGTTATGA
- a CDS encoding serine hydrolase domain-containing protein: MRSICATLFVGLLALAGCSSPGAGDSTPVVLQGPPPFAVKPRTEWPTRAWTTADPASVGIDPAALKKLDDYLFARHGDDVDRKGQRTNAFVLVKDGKLVFEHYARGTTAETSLLTWSVSKSFVNTLIGIAALEGRFKVDDPAGKYYTALGPDKQNVRLTDLLRMSSGIDWNETYEASPVFSSVMAMLYTRGQDDMPRFVAGHGLAHAPGTHWSYSSGDTNLLLAALRATMSDAEYASYPWKALFEPLGMTSARFERDGAGNFVGSSYLYANARDLAKWGLLYLADGVWDGKRLLPEGWVAYTLTMAPAYYTTDVPPPLWEDNPGAQVYLNAGDPKRNIPRPWPAAPPDTFAALGHWGKSIFVIPSLDLVAVRMGDDREYGCSAHVQKNCVPDREKAFTKGYYLELLSGLVKR; encoded by the coding sequence ATGCGCTCCATTTGCGCCACGCTTTTCGTAGGGCTTCTCGCCCTCGCCGGTTGCTCGTCCCCAGGCGCCGGCGATTCCACGCCCGTCGTCCTCCAGGGCCCGCCCCCGTTCGCCGTAAAACCTCGGACCGAATGGCCCACGCGGGCCTGGACCACGGCGGATCCCGCGTCCGTGGGCATCGATCCGGCCGCGCTGAAGAAGCTCGACGACTACCTCTTCGCGCGCCACGGCGACGACGTCGATCGCAAGGGACAACGCACAAATGCGTTCGTCCTGGTGAAAGACGGCAAGCTCGTCTTCGAGCATTACGCCCGCGGCACCACGGCCGAGACGTCGCTGCTCACGTGGTCGGTGTCGAAGAGCTTCGTCAACACCCTGATCGGGATCGCGGCCCTGGAAGGGCGCTTCAAGGTCGACGACCCCGCGGGCAAGTATTACACGGCGCTCGGCCCGGACAAACAGAACGTCCGGCTCACCGATCTGCTCCGCATGAGCTCGGGGATCGACTGGAACGAGACCTACGAGGCTTCCCCGGTCTTCTCTTCGGTCATGGCCATGCTCTACACGCGCGGCCAGGACGACATGCCTCGTTTCGTCGCCGGGCACGGCCTCGCCCATGCCCCGGGCACGCACTGGAGTTATTCGAGCGGCGACACGAACCTCCTCCTCGCGGCCTTGCGCGCCACGATGTCGGACGCGGAGTACGCCTCGTACCCGTGGAAGGCGCTCTTCGAGCCCCTCGGCATGACGAGCGCCCGCTTCGAGCGCGACGGCGCCGGCAACTTCGTCGGCTCCTCGTACCTCTACGCGAACGCCCGCGACCTCGCGAAATGGGGCCTGCTCTACCTCGCCGACGGCGTATGGGACGGCAAGCGCCTCCTGCCGGAGGGCTGGGTCGCCTACACGCTCACGATGGCCCCGGCCTACTATACGACCGACGTCCCGCCGCCGTTATGGGAAGACAACCCCGGGGCCCAGGTCTACCTGAACGCCGGGGATCCCAAGCGGAACATCCCGCGCCCCTGGCCCGCCGCGCCGCCCGACACCTTCGCGGCCCTCGGCCATTGGGGCAAGTCGATCTTCGTGATTCCCTCGCTCGACCTCGTCGCCGTGCGCATGGGCGATGACCGCGAGTACGGCTGCTCCGCCCACGTGCAGAAGAACTGCGTGCCCGATCGCGAAAAAGCCTTCACGAAGGGGTATTACCTCGAGCTGCTCTCCGGGCTGGTGAAGCGATGA